A single region of the Leisingera thetidis genome encodes:
- a CDS encoding McrC family protein, producing MSAFTLREWETLPHGEGDGCIPEHFAERLAALAKKSTFVGSSGGGVLEDRRHDLRARGVVGVLATDECSLEILPKIDVEVQGGEAMQNAAIRKRLVHMLAVALDLKIETGQITELDWQRETLLEILIRIFCSKLIDAVRRGMPRRYMVQEDDLAALRGTLDLPRQFTRHAATPSRLACKFDELSEDIALNRIMKATVAHLFRMSRSPSNQQRLRELAFVYADIAEVAVSSLKWDEVVIDRTNRAWQELFGMAQLFLRSRYQTTSAGAGRGTALLFEMNTLFEEYVGRLITRALARTEYRVSLQGGRLFCLKSLDDERAVFQTKPDILIWRDGRVVHVIDTKWKRISSRIDNRKQGVAQGDVYQMMAYAQLYRAPRLTLLYPHHSGLGATELIHARHRITGHATILEIASIDVANGGNIIDRLQSLLLSSELTAELSV from the coding sequence ATGTCGGCCTTCACCCTGCGCGAATGGGAAACGTTGCCCCACGGCGAAGGGGACGGCTGCATTCCCGAACACTTTGCCGAGCGTCTCGCGGCGCTCGCCAAGAAATCTACCTTTGTCGGCAGCAGCGGCGGCGGAGTGCTTGAGGATCGGCGCCATGACCTGCGAGCGCGTGGTGTCGTCGGCGTCTTGGCGACCGACGAGTGCAGTCTCGAGATCCTTCCTAAGATCGACGTCGAGGTGCAGGGTGGTGAAGCAATGCAAAACGCTGCCATTCGCAAACGCCTTGTTCACATGCTTGCTGTCGCGCTCGACCTAAAGATAGAGACAGGCCAAATCACAGAGCTTGACTGGCAGCGCGAAACGCTTCTCGAAATTCTCATCCGAATTTTCTGCAGTAAGCTGATCGATGCCGTTCGTCGCGGCATGCCGAGACGATACATGGTCCAAGAGGATGACCTTGCGGCTTTGCGCGGGACGCTCGACCTTCCACGTCAATTCACACGCCACGCCGCGACCCCCTCACGGCTTGCCTGCAAGTTCGATGAGCTCTCTGAGGACATCGCTCTGAACCGCATCATGAAAGCCACGGTCGCACATCTCTTCAGAATGTCCCGTAGCCCGTCCAACCAACAGCGCTTGCGCGAATTGGCTTTCGTCTACGCTGATATTGCCGAAGTCGCTGTGTCTTCGCTGAAATGGGACGAGGTCGTTATCGACCGGACCAACCGAGCTTGGCAGGAATTGTTCGGGATGGCGCAACTTTTTCTGCGTAGTCGCTACCAAACGACGAGTGCCGGGGCGGGGCGAGGTACTGCGCTTCTCTTTGAGATGAATACACTTTTCGAGGAATATGTCGGCCGGCTGATCACACGCGCTTTGGCACGCACGGAGTATCGGGTCTCTCTACAGGGCGGGAGACTGTTCTGCCTGAAATCGCTCGATGATGAACGCGCTGTGTTCCAGACGAAGCCCGATATCCTGATCTGGCGTGATGGGCGGGTTGTCCATGTGATCGACACGAAGTGGAAGCGAATTTCGTCGCGTATCGACAATCGAAAACAAGGGGTTGCTCAAGGCGACGTCTATCAGATGATGGCCTATGCACAGCTTTATCGCGCACCTCGGCTTACGCTTCTTTATCCACATCATTCAGGGCTGGGTGCAACAGAGCTTATCCACGCTAGACATCGAATAACCGGTCACGCGACAATCTTGGAGATCGCCAGCATCGATGTAGCGAATGGTGGAAACATAATTGATCGGCTTCAAAGTCTGCTTCTCTCCAGCGAGTTGACAGCAGAACTGTCAGTTTAA
- a CDS encoding Hint domain-containing protein, whose amino-acid sequence MTKSYEKPNPALDGIVEGTAGDDLIDAAYTGDPEGDRVDNADAIDPAAGPDDDVIVAGAGNDSIFAGAGDDTVDGGSGDDLILGDGVSGASKPVTITIDSTSAAFKNQVFAYTINPDTGEISNVVVLTENAKDSVGDSFTYDAPAGAVVGVGIISPQGTFFSSGHGSNVGLNPDGLVHTKGFGQNPDGSVKLGFEDLRNLGDRDFNDVKLTVDLGTSGASFDNAHFDYHSSSPDPVVPGDDLLIGGEGDDTILGGGGDDTIDGGDGADAVDGGDGDDLIDTSKDSGVPLPDRGFPGYTGTDPDIPFIPADPDPFDDMDTVLGGAGNDTISTGDDADLIEGGAGMDVIDGGIDDDTIDGGDDADVLVGGEGSDILLGGGGDDTIFGGLNPAFPDGLNITDDGSDGRPADPDPTNGMDTIDGGAGNDLIFGQDDDDVISGGDGDDTIDAGIDDDLVDGGAGNDVITGGHGADTLSGGDDRDIFLGATAGDVVDGGSGGDDFDTLDLTGTGPFELSGVTVDADGNSISGTVNFLDGDGTVTGSMSFGEIEQIIPCFTPGTLIATPLGECRVEDLKAGDRVITRDNGIQEIRWIGMRTLEGRDLAGASHLQPVLIRQGALGNGLPERDMMVSPNHRVLVANDKTALYFEDREVLVAAKHLTGLAGVDVVETSRVTYIHFMFDQHEVVLSDGAWTESFQPGDQSLRGLDNAQRNELFELFPELKSQQGRAAYTAARRSLRKHEAHLLVH is encoded by the coding sequence ATGACAAAGAGTTACGAAAAGCCGAACCCGGCGCTGGACGGAATCGTTGAAGGCACCGCGGGCGATGACCTGATCGACGCCGCTTACACCGGCGACCCGGAAGGCGACAGGGTCGACAACGCGGATGCCATCGACCCGGCGGCAGGGCCGGATGATGACGTCATTGTTGCGGGCGCGGGGAATGACAGCATCTTTGCCGGCGCGGGCGACGACACCGTGGATGGCGGCAGCGGCGACGACCTGATCCTGGGCGACGGCGTGTCCGGCGCCTCCAAACCGGTGACCATTACCATCGACTCGACCAGTGCCGCCTTCAAGAACCAGGTCTTTGCCTACACGATCAACCCGGACACCGGCGAAATCAGCAATGTTGTCGTGCTGACCGAAAACGCCAAGGACAGCGTCGGCGACAGTTTCACCTATGACGCGCCGGCAGGCGCCGTGGTCGGGGTGGGCATCATCAGCCCGCAAGGCACCTTCTTCTCCTCCGGCCATGGCAGCAACGTTGGCCTGAACCCTGACGGGCTGGTCCACACCAAGGGCTTCGGCCAGAACCCGGACGGCTCTGTGAAGCTTGGCTTCGAGGATCTGCGGAATCTGGGTGACCGGGACTTCAACGACGTCAAGCTGACCGTGGATCTCGGCACCTCGGGCGCTTCCTTCGACAACGCGCATTTCGACTACCACTCCAGCTCTCCGGACCCGGTTGTGCCGGGTGATGACCTGCTGATCGGCGGTGAGGGCGATGACACCATTCTCGGCGGCGGCGGCGATGACACCATCGATGGCGGCGACGGCGCGGACGCGGTCGACGGCGGCGACGGTGACGATTTGATCGATACCTCCAAGGACAGCGGCGTGCCGCTGCCGGACCGCGGTTTCCCCGGCTATACCGGCACCGATCCGGACATTCCGTTCATTCCGGCCGACCCGGATCCCTTTGACGACATGGACACCGTCCTGGGCGGTGCGGGCAATGACACCATCTCGACCGGCGACGACGCCGACCTGATCGAGGGCGGCGCCGGCATGGATGTGATCGATGGCGGCATCGACGATGACACCATTGACGGCGGCGACGACGCGGATGTGCTGGTCGGCGGCGAAGGCTCCGACATCCTTTTGGGCGGCGGCGGCGATGACACCATTTTCGGCGGGCTGAACCCGGCCTTCCCGGACGGGCTGAACATCACCGATGATGGAAGCGACGGCCGCCCGGCGGACCCGGATCCCACCAACGGGATGGACACCATTGACGGCGGCGCCGGCAATGACCTGATATTCGGCCAGGATGACGACGACGTCATCAGCGGCGGCGATGGCGATGACACCATCGATGCGGGCATCGACGACGATCTGGTCGATGGCGGCGCCGGCAACGACGTGATCACCGGCGGCCACGGCGCCGACACCCTGTCGGGCGGCGACGACCGCGACATCTTCCTGGGAGCCACGGCGGGCGATGTTGTCGACGGCGGCTCCGGCGGCGATGACTTCGACACCCTGGACCTGACCGGCACCGGGCCGTTCGAGCTGAGCGGCGTCACCGTGGATGCGGACGGCAACAGCATCTCGGGCACCGTCAACTTCCTGGACGGCGATGGCACGGTAACCGGCTCCATGAGTTTTGGCGAGATTGAGCAGATCATTCCCTGCTTCACGCCGGGCACGCTGATTGCGACCCCGCTGGGCGAATGCCGGGTCGAGGATCTGAAGGCCGGCGACCGGGTGATCACCCGAGACAACGGCATCCAGGAAATCCGCTGGATCGGCATGCGGACGCTGGAAGGCCGGGATCTGGCCGGGGCCTCGCATCTGCAGCCGGTGCTGATCCGCCAGGGCGCCCTGGGCAATGGCTTGCCCGAGCGCGACATGATGGTCAGTCCCAACCACCGGGTGCTGGTCGCCAACGACAAGACCGCGCTTTATTTCGAGGACCGTGAGGTTCTGGTGGCGGCCAAGCATCTGACCGGGCTGGCGGGCGTTGACGTGGTGGAGACCTCCCGGGTCACCTACATCCACTTCATGTTCGACCAGCACGAGGTTGTTCTGTCGGACGGCGCTTGGACAGAAAGCTTCCAGCCCGGTGACCAGAGCCTGCGGGGCCTGGACAACGCGCAGCGCAACGAGCTGTTCGAACTGTTCCCGGAACTGAAGTCGCAGCAGGGCCGCGCGGCCTATACCGCGGCCCGCCGTTCGCTGCGCAAACACGAGGCGCATCTGCTTGTGCACTGA
- a CDS encoding HlyC/CorC family transporter has protein sequence MDTASTVLDSAFWITAGAIVLLLVLSAFFSGSETALTAASRGKLRSQADKGSHGAQKALALTEDSERLIGSVLLGNNLVNILGTSLATALFTRALGEGGVAMATLVMTLLVLIFAEVLPKTYAISNAEKAASAVAPLITLLVRLLSPVVDTVRLLVRGVLRVFGVRIDPDSHIMAVREEIAGALHLGHSEGVVEKEDRDRILGALDLSDRFVEEIMLHRSNIAMIDADADPEVILEQCLQSPHTRLPVFRGEQENIIGVVHAKDLFRSMYKQAGGAGGDARKLKSFDISEIANAPYFVPETTTLDEQMRQFLRMRSHFALVVDEYGALQGLITLEDILEEIVGEITDEFDPDEEHIVKKTADGSFLVEGATTIRDLNRATDWNLPDDEANTIAGLVIHEAQMIPTKGQVFSFHGFRFEVTEREGNRVTGLKIRPLA, from the coding sequence ATGGACACTGCCTCCACCGTACTCGACAGCGCCTTCTGGATCACTGCCGGGGCCATCGTTCTGCTGCTGGTCCTGTCAGCCTTCTTCTCCGGCTCCGAAACCGCCCTGACCGCTGCTTCGCGCGGCAAGCTGCGCAGCCAGGCCGACAAGGGCTCGCACGGGGCGCAAAAGGCGCTGGCCCTGACCGAGGACAGCGAACGGCTGATCGGCTCGGTGCTCTTGGGCAACAACCTGGTCAACATCCTCGGCACCTCGCTGGCGACCGCGCTGTTCACCCGGGCGCTCGGCGAGGGCGGCGTGGCGATGGCGACCCTGGTGATGACCCTGCTGGTGCTGATCTTCGCCGAGGTGCTGCCCAAGACCTATGCCATCTCCAACGCCGAAAAGGCCGCATCTGCCGTGGCACCATTGATCACGCTGCTGGTCAGGCTGCTGTCCCCGGTCGTCGATACCGTGCGGCTGCTGGTGCGCGGCGTGCTGCGCGTCTTCGGCGTCCGGATCGACCCGGACAGCCACATCATGGCGGTGCGCGAGGAAATCGCCGGCGCGCTGCACCTCGGCCATTCCGAAGGCGTGGTGGAAAAGGAAGACCGCGACCGTATCCTTGGCGCGCTCGACCTGTCCGACCGGTTTGTCGAGGAGATTATGCTGCACCGTTCGAACATCGCGATGATCGACGCGGACGCGGATCCCGAAGTCATCCTCGAGCAGTGCCTGCAAAGCCCGCACACACGCCTGCCCGTATTCCGCGGCGAGCAGGAGAACATCATCGGCGTTGTGCATGCCAAGGACCTGTTCCGGTCGATGTACAAACAGGCCGGAGGCGCCGGAGGCGACGCCAGAAAGCTCAAGTCCTTCGACATCTCGGAAATCGCCAACGCCCCCTATTTTGTGCCGGAAACCACCACCCTGGACGAGCAGATGCGCCAGTTCCTGCGGATGCGGTCGCATTTTGCGCTGGTGGTGGATGAATACGGCGCGCTGCAGGGCCTGATCACGCTGGAAGACATCCTGGAAGAGATCGTTGGCGAGATCACCGACGAATTCGATCCGGACGAGGAACACATCGTCAAGAAGACGGCGGACGGCTCTTTCCTGGTCGAAGGCGCCACCACCATCCGCGATCTGAACCGCGCCACCGATTGGAACCTGCCGGACGACGAGGCCAATACAATTGCCGGCCTGGTGATCCACGAGGCGCAGATGATCCCCACCAAAGGCCAGGTGTTTTCGTTCCACGGCTTCCGGTTTGAGGTCACCGAACGCGAAGGCAACCGCGTCACCGGGCTCAAGATCCGGCCATTGGCATGA
- a CDS encoding AAA family ATPase: MDNMASESGWLVIRKEQAEAYGKKLSEAEFLVRAGSTAMREGTPKVKRNRPERDRLVQQGILVPDANVALFRFSQDHVFSSKSTAAGVVIDGNSNGDHWKEAGGSPSLVALVAQVTRRHIELAMDECDRKGLSAFLAEHEFGKPRVWALRNNHRYPAKATVAVAIQYLPAGPRFSAKTFFNGFGEKKAFARLEELGYELDRDDETLSRTSVEAAMDALDSYRTTGAHGEIFGAFGEPRDYWVRSSRERENRVYPTKPVIGFILGKTELNGGWGQKADAAARLHNAGFIIVDQNDQPIEPPKRYEHLIEGADRTRLCALNYYIEPAREKAASEVSIRAGDLATAIGLKDAFPNICQALGGEKFQNLAQVPPPTSTEPNPSSSTVFTYTLNSQPEADTVTDTRKAPSPSAVNLILYGPPGTGKTYQTAWEAVRLCLGDEAAAFLNGQDSRAELMSTYRSLVSEGRIEFVTFHQSMSYEEFIEGLRPTTDQSEDSSAGTGFRLEPAPGIFRRISERAEKGVATVPRENVVSLEGRQVFKMSIPRANVAAEDYLFEEAISEGHTLLGWEDIDFSDDRFSDVEEILETCRTQGEREGEVTLQSGQVSQVDVFRNQLDVGDIIVVTKGNRLFRAIGEVTGEYEYRQRDNRKYCHRRSVRWLWVDRDGVSASEIYDGNFTMRSIYALDRARLDTVALESYMNSGGDPVHREARPHVLIIDEINRANISKVFGELITLLEPDKRLGMANEIRLTLPYSKKSFGVPQNLHVIGTMNTADRSIALLDTALRRRFSFKELMPDPSVLSDNVEGVDLQKLLSTINERIEYLFDREHQVGHAYFTGCQTRSDIESVMRDKVIPLLAEYFYEDWSKVAAVLGDSAHGPARFLDANRIAVPGGMTEDDFSSEKLRWTVKDKFDFSEFAA; the protein is encoded by the coding sequence ATGGATAATATGGCAAGCGAAAGCGGCTGGCTTGTCATCCGCAAAGAGCAGGCGGAAGCCTACGGAAAGAAATTGTCCGAGGCGGAATTCTTGGTCAGGGCTGGCTCAACCGCCATGCGCGAAGGCACCCCAAAGGTGAAACGCAATCGTCCAGAGCGTGATCGTTTGGTTCAGCAAGGGATTTTGGTTCCAGATGCCAATGTCGCGCTGTTCCGCTTTTCTCAGGACCATGTTTTTTCAAGCAAGAGTACAGCAGCGGGCGTTGTCATTGACGGAAACAGCAATGGCGACCATTGGAAGGAAGCTGGGGGCTCGCCGTCGCTGGTTGCTTTGGTCGCGCAGGTAACGAGGCGCCATATCGAACTGGCGATGGATGAGTGCGATAGGAAGGGCTTGAGTGCCTTTCTTGCCGAACATGAATTCGGTAAACCTCGTGTATGGGCATTGCGCAACAATCACCGCTATCCTGCAAAGGCGACTGTTGCTGTTGCAATTCAGTATTTGCCTGCCGGTCCTAGGTTCTCCGCCAAGACATTTTTCAACGGGTTCGGCGAAAAGAAGGCCTTCGCGCGTCTCGAAGAACTTGGGTATGAGTTGGACCGCGATGACGAAACGCTGAGCCGCACAAGCGTCGAAGCCGCGATGGACGCACTCGACAGCTACCGTACGACAGGGGCGCATGGCGAAATCTTTGGTGCCTTCGGAGAACCACGCGATTATTGGGTCCGGTCATCGCGTGAGCGCGAAAATCGCGTCTATCCCACCAAACCGGTGATTGGCTTCATTCTGGGCAAGACAGAACTAAACGGTGGTTGGGGACAGAAGGCAGATGCTGCTGCGCGTCTTCACAACGCCGGATTTATCATTGTCGACCAAAACGATCAGCCCATCGAGCCCCCAAAACGCTACGAACACCTGATTGAAGGTGCCGACCGGACCAGGCTTTGCGCCCTGAATTATTACATAGAACCTGCCCGGGAAAAGGCGGCCAGCGAGGTCTCCATCCGCGCAGGAGACTTGGCTACGGCGATCGGGCTGAAAGACGCATTCCCGAACATCTGCCAGGCCCTTGGCGGTGAGAAGTTCCAGAATCTTGCGCAAGTACCGCCGCCCACGAGCACCGAACCGAATCCAAGCAGCTCGACCGTTTTCACATATACGCTCAATTCCCAACCGGAGGCGGACACCGTGACCGACACAAGAAAAGCGCCCTCGCCATCCGCCGTAAACTTGATCCTCTATGGCCCGCCTGGCACGGGCAAGACGTATCAGACGGCATGGGAAGCAGTACGGCTGTGCTTGGGAGACGAGGCTGCCGCTTTCTTAAATGGACAGGATAGCCGAGCAGAGCTCATGAGCACGTACCGCAGCCTCGTGAGCGAGGGGCGCATCGAATTCGTGACCTTCCACCAGTCGATGTCCTACGAGGAGTTCATCGAGGGGCTGCGACCGACCACGGATCAGTCCGAAGACAGCTCGGCGGGCACCGGGTTCCGGCTGGAGCCGGCACCCGGGATATTCAGGCGCATCTCGGAGCGTGCGGAGAAGGGCGTGGCAACTGTACCGCGAGAGAACGTCGTTTCCCTCGAAGGGCGGCAGGTCTTCAAGATGTCGATCCCGCGCGCCAACGTGGCCGCGGAGGACTACCTGTTCGAGGAGGCCATCTCCGAGGGGCACACGCTCCTCGGCTGGGAGGACATCGACTTCTCCGACGACAGGTTTTCCGATGTCGAGGAAATACTGGAGACTTGTCGTACCCAGGGCGAGCGCGAAGGCGAGGTCACTCTCCAGTCGGGCCAAGTGAGCCAAGTGGACGTTTTCCGCAACCAGTTGGACGTCGGAGACATCATCGTCGTCACCAAGGGCAACCGACTATTCCGGGCCATCGGCGAGGTCACGGGCGAGTACGAATACCGGCAGCGGGACAACCGGAAGTACTGCCACCGGCGGTCCGTGCGGTGGCTCTGGGTCGACAGAGATGGGGTTTCTGCCTCCGAGATCTACGATGGCAACTTCACCATGAGGTCGATCTATGCTCTCGATCGGGCCCGCCTCGATACCGTTGCCCTCGAAAGCTACATGAATAGCGGCGGCGATCCGGTGCATCGCGAGGCAAGACCGCATGTCCTTATCATCGACGAGATCAACCGGGCGAATATCTCCAAGGTCTTCGGCGAATTGATCACGCTTCTCGAGCCCGATAAGCGGCTCGGGATGGCCAACGAAATCCGCCTCACGCTTCCCTATTCCAAGAAGTCTTTTGGGGTACCTCAAAACCTCCATGTCATCGGTACGATGAACACAGCCGATCGCTCCATCGCGCTCTTGGATACAGCACTACGCCGCCGGTTCTCTTTCAAGGAACTGATGCCCGACCCTTCAGTTCTGTCGGACAACGTTGAGGGGGTCGATCTGCAAAAGCTGCTGTCTACGATCAACGAGCGGATCGAGTATCTGTTCGACCGGGAGCATCAAGTCGGGCACGCCTACTTCACAGGCTGCCAGACGCGGTCGGATATCGAGAGCGTCATGCGAGACAAGGTGATCCCTCTTCTGGCTGAGTATTTCTATGAGGATTGGTCCAAGGTCGCAGCTGTTCTTGGCGACTCTGCTCACGGTCCCGCCCGTTTCCTCGATGCCAATCGAATTGCTGTACCCGGAGGCATGACTGAAGACGACTTTTCTAGCGAAAAACTGCGGTGGACGGTCAAAGACAAATTCGACTTCTCAGAGTTTGCGGCCTGA
- a CDS encoding nucleotidyltransferase family protein, translating to MTAIAILLLAAGASSRMQGRDKLMEDAGGQPLLALMCRRAALTGLPVYVTLPGTTHPRATATGAAALVPVPDAAEGMAASIRRGVMALPAETEAVMILPADMPDVEAQDMLHLAAHYHGKEGPILRATAEDGTPGHPVIFPSRCFEALKTLSGDQGARSILRSETVQAVALPGRRALTDLDTPADWAAWRSRR from the coding sequence ATGACCGCCATAGCCATTCTGCTGCTCGCCGCCGGCGCGTCGTCCCGGATGCAGGGCCGCGACAAGCTGATGGAGGATGCGGGCGGCCAGCCCCTGCTGGCTCTCATGTGCCGCCGCGCTGCGCTGACCGGGCTTCCGGTCTACGTGACCCTGCCCGGCACAACCCACCCGCGCGCCACTGCCACCGGCGCTGCGGCCCTGGTGCCGGTTCCTGATGCCGCTGAGGGGATGGCGGCGTCGATCCGCCGCGGAGTGATGGCCTTGCCGGCAGAAACCGAAGCGGTGATGATCCTGCCGGCTGACATGCCCGATGTTGAAGCTCAGGACATGCTGCATCTTGCCGCGCATTATCATGGAAAAGAGGGGCCAATCCTGCGCGCCACGGCTGAGGACGGCACCCCCGGCCATCCGGTGATCTTCCCAAGCCGCTGCTTTGAAGCCCTGAAAACGCTTTCCGGCGACCAGGGCGCGCGCAGCATCCTCAGATCCGAGACCGTCCAGGCGGTGGCATTGCCGGGGCGCCGCGCCCTGACAGACCTGGACACGCCCGCCGACTGGGCCGCTTGGCGCAGCCGCCGCTGA
- a CDS encoding GcvT family protein, which produces MKTTTRVAVIGGGVVGCSVLYHLTKLGWSDVMLIERSELTSGSTWHAAGGFHTLNGDTNMAALQGYTIKLYRELEEITGMSCGLHHVGGVTLAETQERFDMLKAERAKHRFMGLETEIVSPEEIKKIAPVTNVDGIIGGLYDPLDGHLDPSGTTHAYAKAARMGGATIETHCKVIETNQRPDGTWDVVTEKGTIHAEHVVNAGGLWAREVGAMAGVYMPLHPMEHQYIVTDEVPMIAEIIDGGGEHPHVMDPAGESYLRQEGRGLCIGFYEQPCKPWAVDGTPWNFGHELLPDDFDKIEDSIAFAYKRFPALEAAGVKSVIHGPFTFAPDGNPLVGPVPGMRNYWSACAVMAGFSQGGGVGLMLAQWMVEGECERDTFAMDCARFGGWITPGYTRPKVIENYQKRFSIAYPNEELPAARPFRTTPMYDVFDGMGAVWGAQYGLEVPNYFAEGTEPRFETPSFRRSNAFEATAREVKAVRENAGINEVHNFGKYLVKGADARAWLDRIMAGRVPQPGRLSLTPMLSPKGRLIGDFTISCLSEEEFQLTASYGSQAYHMRWFLQNLDDGVSLENISDTRNGFQIAGPKAREVLQACTRTDISDMRFMDVRRLTVGMADCIVQRVSYTGDLGYEIYCDLLSQRALWDALWTAGQPLGMKPFGMRAMMSLRLDKFFGSWLREFSPDYTAAETGLDRFISFKKPVDFIGRAAAETERDAGPARRLCAFEVDADDADVVAYEPIWLDGAVAGFCTSGGYSHHSQKSIALGFVPTDRASEGLEVEIEILGRMYKARLITEPLFDADSARMRG; this is translated from the coding sequence ATGAAAACCACCACCCGCGTGGCAGTGATCGGCGGCGGCGTCGTCGGCTGCTCTGTCCTCTACCACCTGACCAAGCTCGGCTGGTCCGACGTCATGCTGATCGAACGCTCGGAACTCACTTCCGGCTCCACCTGGCATGCCGCGGGCGGCTTCCATACGCTCAACGGCGACACCAATATGGCCGCTCTGCAGGGCTACACCATCAAGCTTTACCGGGAGCTGGAAGAGATCACCGGCATGTCCTGCGGCCTGCACCACGTCGGCGGCGTCACCCTGGCCGAAACCCAGGAACGCTTCGACATGCTGAAGGCCGAGCGCGCCAAGCATCGCTTCATGGGACTGGAGACCGAAATCGTCTCCCCCGAAGAGATCAAGAAAATCGCCCCGGTCACCAACGTGGACGGCATCATCGGCGGGTTGTACGACCCGCTGGACGGCCACCTCGACCCCTCCGGCACCACCCACGCCTACGCCAAGGCCGCGCGCATGGGCGGCGCCACGATCGAGACCCACTGCAAGGTGATCGAAACCAACCAGCGCCCCGACGGCACCTGGGACGTGGTAACGGAAAAAGGCACCATTCACGCCGAACATGTCGTCAACGCTGGCGGCCTCTGGGCGCGCGAAGTCGGCGCCATGGCCGGCGTCTACATGCCCCTGCACCCGATGGAGCACCAGTACATCGTCACCGACGAGGTGCCGATGATCGCCGAAATCATCGACGGCGGCGGCGAGCACCCGCATGTGATGGACCCGGCCGGCGAAAGCTACCTCAGGCAAGAGGGCCGCGGCCTCTGCATCGGATTCTACGAACAGCCCTGCAAACCCTGGGCGGTGGACGGCACGCCGTGGAATTTCGGCCACGAACTGCTTCCCGATGACTTCGACAAGATCGAGGACTCAATTGCCTTCGCCTACAAACGCTTCCCGGCGCTGGAGGCCGCGGGCGTCAAATCGGTGATCCACGGCCCCTTCACCTTTGCCCCCGACGGCAACCCGCTGGTCGGCCCGGTGCCGGGGATGCGCAACTACTGGTCGGCCTGCGCCGTGATGGCCGGCTTCTCCCAAGGCGGCGGCGTCGGCCTGATGCTGGCCCAGTGGATGGTCGAAGGCGAATGCGAACGCGACACTTTCGCGATGGACTGCGCCCGCTTCGGCGGCTGGATCACCCCGGGCTACACCCGCCCGAAAGTCATTGAAAACTATCAGAAACGCTTCTCCATCGCCTACCCGAACGAGGAGCTGCCCGCGGCCCGTCCGTTCCGCACCACCCCGATGTACGACGTCTTCGATGGCATGGGCGCGGTCTGGGGCGCGCAATACGGGCTTGAGGTCCCGAACTACTTCGCCGAAGGGACCGAGCCGCGTTTCGAAACCCCGTCCTTCCGCCGCTCCAACGCCTTCGAGGCGACCGCGCGCGAGGTCAAAGCCGTGCGCGAAAACGCGGGCATCAACGAGGTCCACAACTTCGGCAAATACCTGGTCAAAGGCGCCGACGCCCGCGCCTGGCTCGACCGCATCATGGCCGGCCGGGTGCCCCAGCCTGGCCGCCTGTCGCTGACCCCGATGCTGTCGCCCAAGGGCCGCCTGATCGGCGATTTCACCATCTCCTGCCTGTCTGAGGAAGAATTCCAACTCACCGCGTCTTATGGCTCGCAGGCCTACCACATGCGCTGGTTCCTGCAGAACCTCGATGACGGTGTCAGCCTCGAGAACATTTCCGACACCCGCAACGGCTTCCAGATCGCAGGCCCCAAGGCCCGCGAGGTGCTGCAAGCCTGCACCAGGACCGACATCTCGGACATGCGCTTCATGGATGTGCGACGCCTGACAGTGGGCATGGCCGACTGCATCGTGCAGCGCGTCAGCTATACCGGCGACCTCGGCTATGAAATCTACTGCGACCTGCTCTCCCAGCGCGCCCTGTGGGATGCGCTCTGGACGGCCGGCCAGCCGCTGGGTATGAAGCCTTTTGGCATGCGGGCGATGATGTCGCTGCGGCTGGACAAGTTCTTCGGCTCCTGGCTGCGCGAGTTCTCGCCCGACTACACGGCCGCCGAAACCGGGCTGGACCGCTTCATCTCCTTCAAGAAACCCGTTGATTTCATTGGCCGCGCCGCCGCCGAGACCGAACGCGACGCAGGTCCCGCCCGCCGGCTCTGCGCCTTTGAGGTCGATGCAGACGACGCCGATGTGGTCGCCTATGAGCCGATCTGGCTGGACGGCGCCGTGGCGGGCTTCTGCACCTCCGGCGGCTATTCGCACCACTCGCAGAAATCCATCGCCCTGGGCTTTGTCCCCACGGACCGCGCCAGCGAAGGCCTGGAAGTTGAGATCGAAATCCTCGGCAGGATGTACAAGGCCCGCCTGATCACGGAACCGCTCTTTGACGCCGACAGCGCCCGGATGCGCGGGTGA